A window from Salarias fasciatus chromosome 11, fSalaFa1.1, whole genome shotgun sequence encodes these proteins:
- the LOC115396320 gene encoding septin-7 isoform X2 — protein sequence MAQQKNLEGYVGFASLPNQVYRKSVKRGFEFTLMVVGESGLGKSTLINSLFLTDLYSAEYPGPSHRIKKTVQVEQSKVLVKEGGVQLLLTIVDTPGFGDAVDNSNCWQPIIDHIDSKFEDYLNSESRVNRRQMPDSRIHCCLYFIAPSGHGLKPLDIEFMKRLHEKVNVIPLIAKADTLTPEECQQFKKQIMREIQEHKIKIYEFPETDDEEENRLVKKIKDKLPLAVVGSNTIIEVNGKRVRGRQYPWGVAEVENSDHCDFTILRDMLIRTHMQDLKDVTNNVHYENYRSRKLAAVTYNGVDNNRAKGQLSTKSPLAQMEEERREHVAKMKKMEMEMEQVFEMKVKEKVQKLKDSEAELQRRHEQMKKNLEAQHKELEEKRRVFEEERANWETQQRLEQQKLEASRTLEKNKKKGKIF from the exons ATGG CT cagcaaaAGAATCTGGAAGGATATGTTGGCTTTGCAAGCCTCCCCAACCAAGTGTACAGGAAGTCTGTCAAGAGGGGCTTTGAATTCACCCTGATGGTCGTGG gTGAGTCCGGACTGGGCAAATCCACTTTGATCAACTCTTTGTTCCTAACAGACCTGTATTCAGCAGAGTATCCTGGACCTTCGCATCGAATCAAAAAGACTGTGCAG GTTGAACAGTCCAAAGTTTTAGTAAAGGAAGGAggcgtccagctgctgctcacaaTAGTTGACACCCCCGGGTTTGGCGATGCCGTGGATAACAGCAACTG CTGGCAGCCGATCATCGACCACATAGACAGCAAGTTCGAGGACTACCTGAACTCAGAATCGCGGGTGAACAGAAGACAGATGCCCGACAGCCGAATTCACTGCTGCCTGTACTTCATCGCCCCCTCAGGACATGG GCTGAAGCCTCTGGACATTGAGTTCATGAAACGGTTGCATGAGAAAGTCAATGTCATCCCACTGATCGCCAAAGCAGACACTCTCACCCCAGAGGAATGCCAACAGTTCAAGAAGCAG ATCATGCGGGAAATCCAAGAGCACAAAATCAAGATTTACGAGTTTCCCGAGACAGACGATGAAGAAGAGAACAGGCTGGTGAAGAAGATTAAG GACAAGTTGCCGCTGGCTGTCGTAGGAAGCAACACCATCATCGAGGTAAACGGCAAGAGGGTGAGAGGGAGGCAGTACCCCTGGGGGGTCGCAGAAG ttGAAAACAGCGACCACTGCGACTTCACCATCCTGCGGGACATGCTCATCAG AACTCACATGCAGGATCTGAAGGATGTAACAAACAACGTCCATTATGAAAACTACCGCAGCAGGAAGCTGGCTGCGGTCACTTACAACGGGGTGGACAACAACCGCGCTAAAGGACAACTCTCCACCAA GAGTCCTCTGGcccagatggaggaggagaggcgagaGCACGTTGCCAAGATGAAGaagatggagatggagatggagcagGTGTTCGAGATGAAAGTCAAGGAGAAAGTACAGAAGCTCAAAGACTCTGAAgcagag CTTCAGCGGCGTCACGAGCAGATGAAGAAGAACCTGGAGGCTCAGcacaaggagctggaggagaagaggcgCGTGTTCGAGGAGGAGCGAGCAAACTGGGAGACCCAGCAGCgcctggagcagcagaagctggaggCCTCCAG gaccctggagaaaaacaaaaagaagggCAAGATCTTTTAA
- the LOC115396320 gene encoding septin-7 isoform X1, producing MAQQKNLEGYVGFASLPNQVYRKSVKRGFEFTLMVVGESGLGKSTLINSLFLTDLYSAEYPGPSHRIKKTVQVEQSKVLVKEGGVQLLLTIVDTPGFGDAVDNSNCWQPIIDHIDSKFEDYLNSESRVNRRQMPDSRIHCCLYFIAPSGHGLKPLDIEFMKRLHEKVNVIPLIAKADTLTPEECQQFKKQIMREIQEHKIKIYEFPETDDEEENRLVKKIKDKLPLAVVGSNTIIEVNGKRVRGRQYPWGVAEVENSDHCDFTILRDMLIRTHMQDLKDVTNNVHYENYRSRKLAAVTYNGVDNNRAKGQLSTKLDTVEGMSPLAQMEEERREHVAKMKKMEMEMEQVFEMKVKEKVQKLKDSEAELQRRHEQMKKNLEAQHKELEEKRRVFEEERANWETQQRLEQQKLEASRTLEKNKKKGKIF from the exons ATGG CT cagcaaaAGAATCTGGAAGGATATGTTGGCTTTGCAAGCCTCCCCAACCAAGTGTACAGGAAGTCTGTCAAGAGGGGCTTTGAATTCACCCTGATGGTCGTGG gTGAGTCCGGACTGGGCAAATCCACTTTGATCAACTCTTTGTTCCTAACAGACCTGTATTCAGCAGAGTATCCTGGACCTTCGCATCGAATCAAAAAGACTGTGCAG GTTGAACAGTCCAAAGTTTTAGTAAAGGAAGGAggcgtccagctgctgctcacaaTAGTTGACACCCCCGGGTTTGGCGATGCCGTGGATAACAGCAACTG CTGGCAGCCGATCATCGACCACATAGACAGCAAGTTCGAGGACTACCTGAACTCAGAATCGCGGGTGAACAGAAGACAGATGCCCGACAGCCGAATTCACTGCTGCCTGTACTTCATCGCCCCCTCAGGACATGG GCTGAAGCCTCTGGACATTGAGTTCATGAAACGGTTGCATGAGAAAGTCAATGTCATCCCACTGATCGCCAAAGCAGACACTCTCACCCCAGAGGAATGCCAACAGTTCAAGAAGCAG ATCATGCGGGAAATCCAAGAGCACAAAATCAAGATTTACGAGTTTCCCGAGACAGACGATGAAGAAGAGAACAGGCTGGTGAAGAAGATTAAG GACAAGTTGCCGCTGGCTGTCGTAGGAAGCAACACCATCATCGAGGTAAACGGCAAGAGGGTGAGAGGGAGGCAGTACCCCTGGGGGGTCGCAGAAG ttGAAAACAGCGACCACTGCGACTTCACCATCCTGCGGGACATGCTCATCAG AACTCACATGCAGGATCTGAAGGATGTAACAAACAACGTCCATTATGAAAACTACCGCAGCAGGAAGCTGGCTGCGGTCACTTACAACGGGGTGGACAACAACCGCGCTAAAGGACAACTCTCCACCAA actTGACACGGTTGAAGGAAT GAGTCCTCTGGcccagatggaggaggagaggcgagaGCACGTTGCCAAGATGAAGaagatggagatggagatggagcagGTGTTCGAGATGAAAGTCAAGGAGAAAGTACAGAAGCTCAAAGACTCTGAAgcagag CTTCAGCGGCGTCACGAGCAGATGAAGAAGAACCTGGAGGCTCAGcacaaggagctggaggagaagaggcgCGTGTTCGAGGAGGAGCGAGCAAACTGGGAGACCCAGCAGCgcctggagcagcagaagctggaggCCTCCAG gaccctggagaaaaacaaaaagaagggCAAGATCTTTTAA
- the LOC115396320 gene encoding septin-7 isoform X3: MVVGESGLGKSTLINSLFLTDLYSAEYPGPSHRIKKTVQVEQSKVLVKEGGVQLLLTIVDTPGFGDAVDNSNCWQPIIDHIDSKFEDYLNSESRVNRRQMPDSRIHCCLYFIAPSGHGLKPLDIEFMKRLHEKVNVIPLIAKADTLTPEECQQFKKQIMREIQEHKIKIYEFPETDDEEENRLVKKIKDKLPLAVVGSNTIIEVNGKRVRGRQYPWGVAEVENSDHCDFTILRDMLIRTHMQDLKDVTNNVHYENYRSRKLAAVTYNGVDNNRAKGQLSTKLDTVEGMSPLAQMEEERREHVAKMKKMEMEMEQVFEMKVKEKVQKLKDSEAELQRRHEQMKKNLEAQHKELEEKRRVFEEERANWETQQRLEQQKLEASRTLEKNKKKGKIF; the protein is encoded by the exons ATGGTCGTGG gTGAGTCCGGACTGGGCAAATCCACTTTGATCAACTCTTTGTTCCTAACAGACCTGTATTCAGCAGAGTATCCTGGACCTTCGCATCGAATCAAAAAGACTGTGCAG GTTGAACAGTCCAAAGTTTTAGTAAAGGAAGGAggcgtccagctgctgctcacaaTAGTTGACACCCCCGGGTTTGGCGATGCCGTGGATAACAGCAACTG CTGGCAGCCGATCATCGACCACATAGACAGCAAGTTCGAGGACTACCTGAACTCAGAATCGCGGGTGAACAGAAGACAGATGCCCGACAGCCGAATTCACTGCTGCCTGTACTTCATCGCCCCCTCAGGACATGG GCTGAAGCCTCTGGACATTGAGTTCATGAAACGGTTGCATGAGAAAGTCAATGTCATCCCACTGATCGCCAAAGCAGACACTCTCACCCCAGAGGAATGCCAACAGTTCAAGAAGCAG ATCATGCGGGAAATCCAAGAGCACAAAATCAAGATTTACGAGTTTCCCGAGACAGACGATGAAGAAGAGAACAGGCTGGTGAAGAAGATTAAG GACAAGTTGCCGCTGGCTGTCGTAGGAAGCAACACCATCATCGAGGTAAACGGCAAGAGGGTGAGAGGGAGGCAGTACCCCTGGGGGGTCGCAGAAG ttGAAAACAGCGACCACTGCGACTTCACCATCCTGCGGGACATGCTCATCAG AACTCACATGCAGGATCTGAAGGATGTAACAAACAACGTCCATTATGAAAACTACCGCAGCAGGAAGCTGGCTGCGGTCACTTACAACGGGGTGGACAACAACCGCGCTAAAGGACAACTCTCCACCAA actTGACACGGTTGAAGGAAT GAGTCCTCTGGcccagatggaggaggagaggcgagaGCACGTTGCCAAGATGAAGaagatggagatggagatggagcagGTGTTCGAGATGAAAGTCAAGGAGAAAGTACAGAAGCTCAAAGACTCTGAAgcagag CTTCAGCGGCGTCACGAGCAGATGAAGAAGAACCTGGAGGCTCAGcacaaggagctggaggagaagaggcgCGTGTTCGAGGAGGAGCGAGCAAACTGGGAGACCCAGCAGCgcctggagcagcagaagctggaggCCTCCAG gaccctggagaaaaacaaaaagaagggCAAGATCTTTTAA
- the LOC115396396 gene encoding protachykinin-like: MEMIKLVLIFLLLLTNIFCREMDADNWNEKTEEMKWPDVGFIEDVLVRLTRKPGPRQYFGLMGKKDTGKAQRARKRHKFQTFVGLMGKRSFEDQGTTFTTED; this comes from the exons ATGGAGATGATTAAACTTGTCTTaatatttctgctgcttttgacAAACATCTTCTGTCGAGAGATGGACGCTGACAACTGGAATGAAAAGACTGAAGAG ATGAAATGGCCAGACGTGGGTTTCATTGAAGACGTATTAGTGAGACTGACCAGAAAACCTGGACCTCGACAGTACTTCGGACTTATGGGCAAAAAAGACACTG GGAAAGCACAGAGAGCGCGTAAAA GACAcaaatttcaaacatttgttgGTCTGATGGGCAAAAGGAGCTTTGAGGATCAAG GAACAACGTTCACCACAGAGGACTGA
- the LOC115396397 gene encoding LOW QUALITY PROTEIN: uncharacterized protein LOC115396397 (The sequence of the model RefSeq protein was modified relative to this genomic sequence to represent the inferred CDS: deleted 2 bases in 2 codons), whose product MAVVRSRTPLLLLLLLVVTTHVTEAAGRPRRSGGTLSRDTFDDASSRTHPGKVLAAGPEPGDPADAFSVPTLDGEFSYKPGGARRGAVIIHAFTNKSGFLESLWSSESSLGALVEGLPDSAQVLFVSLDDSSVDDALWMREQLQRAAGRSRKKEVLSRLHFSPMPVFTLGNWIPAVLYSWGCTGHNCGLSQAVFTSQGWRIPLIVKRLDARYDWLTARWPQTAFRLMAAGDGCQASPSVSGAVAWVSEGGCSFFKKIQTMALSNASGVLVYALDGNPIQDMNCADAECDAPLGIPAAMVHLEVSVAQALRLGQWVNVSFQTTPAPNFFIGVDQQGALAEMGWFLYPSFSFINWQAQWFDFSADLQAKLQTPAKIVSVFDKVLMQGDKGAVATVQLPLGSLLDWDTLELDASLSCPGRRDSSCAQWDHTVQLFVCCDPLGPFCNTELGRWITAFRRGIGRWLTDVSPLIPLLDSSNCSFTMKTVPWAMPWIVSLNLRFGVSNQTGRNRLSVGVYWKASGN is encoded by the exons ATGGCCGTGGTGCGTTCACGGACCCCGctgttgctgctcctgctgcttgttgtgaCAACTCATGTGACCGAAGCCGCGGGGAGACCGAGGCGGTCCGGCGGGACGCTTTCCCGGGACACTTTTGACGACGCGAGTTCCAGAACACACCCTGGAAAGGTCCTCGCAGCCGGCCCGGAGCCCGGCGACCCCGCGGACGCGTTCAGCGTCCCGACCCTGGACGGAGAGTTCTCCTACAAGCCCGGAGGAGCGCGCCGCGGCGCGGTCATCATCCACGCCTTCACCAACAAGTCGGGCTTCCTGGAGAGTCTCTGGAGCTCCGAGTCCTCCCTCGGCGCCCTGGTGGAGGGGCTGCCGGACAGCGCACAGGTGCTCTTCGTGTCCCTGGACGACTCCTCGGTCGACGATGCGCTGTGGATgagggagcagctgcagcgggcCGCCGGGCGCAG CAGGAAGAAGGAGGTTCTGTCCCGGCTGCACTTCTCTCCCATGCCCGTCTTCACTCTGGGGAACTGGATCCCGGCCGTGCTTTACTCCTGGGGCTGCACGGGCCACAACTGTGGCCTGTCGCAGGCCGTTTTCACTTCCCAGG gctggaggaTTCCGCTGATCGTGAAGCGGCTGGACGCCCGGTACGACTGGCTGACGGCACGCTGGCCTCAGACGGCGTTCCGGCTGATGGCGGCCGGAGACGGGTGCCAGGCCTCGCCCTCGGTGTCCGGCGCCGTGGCCTGGGTGTCCGAGGGCGGCTGCTCCTTCTTCAAGAAG ATTCAGACCATGGCCTTGTCCAACGCCTCGGGCGTCCTTGTTTACGCCCTTGACGGAAACCCCATCCAGGACATGAACTGCGCGGACGCCGAATGTGACGCTCCGCTCGGTATCCCGGCTGCCATGGTGCACCTGGAGGTCTCGGTGGCTCAGGCGCTGCG GCTCGGACAGTGGGTCAACGTGTCCTTCCAGACCACGCCGGCCCCGAACTTCTTCATCGgggtggaccagcagggggcgctggcTGAGATGGGCTGGTTCCTCTACCcctccttcagcttcatcaACTGGCAGGCTCAGTG GTTTGATTTCTCTGCTGATCTGCAGGCCAAACTCCAAACTCCGGCGAAGATCGTTTCTGTGTTTGACAAAGTCCTGATGCAGGGCGATAAAGGAGCTGTGGCCACAGTCCAGCTGCCTTTAG GCTCGCTGCTGGACTGGGACACGCTGGAGCTGGACGCGTCGCTGTCATGTCCCGGCAGGAGGGACTCGTCCTGCGCCCAGTGGGATCACACCGTGCAGCTGTTCGTGTGCTGCGACCCGCTCGGTCCGTTCTGCAACACCGAGCTGGGCCGCTGGATCACCGCCTTCCGCAG AGGTATCGGTCGCTGGCTGACCGACGTGTCTCCTCTGatccccctgctggacagcagtAACTGCAGC TTCACGATGAAGACGGTGCCGTGGGCGATGCCTTGGATCGTCTCCCTC AACCTGAGGTTCGGTGTCAGTAATCAGACAG GAAGGAACAGACTGTCTGTAGGTGTTTACTGGAAAGCATCTGGAAACTAG